agtggtaaagaagaaaaatcaATATGAGGTTAAAGAAGAGACGCAATAACAAACATACTTATCAGTGAttgtaggtaattaaaataaggataaacgaCGAAATATTAGTTGATCAGAAATAAAAAACCGACAGACAAACGGACTCCTCAGTCAGGACAATGCTAGAGGCCTCTGCCCCTCCTTTCAATTAGCCTACCCCAACTAATCTTACCCCGTACCTCTATCTACCATGCTGGCCACCAACACCACACGCTCACACTCACACGCACAAACCCACATAacacccccccccacacacacaacacacacacacacacacacacacacacacacacacacacacacacacacacacacacacacacacacacacacacaactattACCATGCGATCACAATTATAAAAGCACGCTCCCATCCTGTAAtccaattttggacattaaattctgtaatcagatgttataatcctttccatataatcacgacccacactttttaaccagttttttacttttattttataagttgatagtttatataaaaacatatcctTGAGAAAGTCcggtaaatttctataaataatgtgagaaacataaaatgtatttgtttttgaaaaggttctatttagcctgggtgtaaatatggaggatgtaaaatttcttgttGCGTAATGGTGAGTTGGAAATTCGAATATActtctgtaatttttgaaaatatatacaacaactaCTCTAACAAACAGTTGTCTTATATCCAAAACATCCATTTCGGTGAACAGCGCCTCCGATGCGTAATGCCTACTTTTTCCCAGTGCTgctttaagtattgctttctgAGTTACAAACAGTGGATTTAAAATAGTTCTATAACTAGCACCCCACATTATGATCCCCCCCTCTAAAAGCGATTGAACATATGCGAAATAAGCTactcttatttcttctaaagttaaaaattcatGCAGTTGACGAAAAGCATAAATGAGTTTTCTAAGTCTACCATTAACATAATGAACATGAGCAGATGAATTCATTCTTTTGTCCAATATaacccctaaatatttataattatcaacccTTTCTAAAGATCCGCAATTACAAACCAGACTTGTGGGATTACCACAcgtgtgtagtttaattaaattaattagagtgtcactgctgtctctcagggcaataggcataaatttagacttagatatatttaaggaaagcaaattttgatcaaaccatttttttattagataaaggtCACTATGCGCTTTTTGGAAAACTTCTTCCCAATTGGACCCCTCAAAAAATagagcagtatcatctgcaaaaagtgaaagcttcccagaaattctaattttagaaatattatttatatagattaaaaacagaATAGGACCTAAAATGCTACCCTGGATTACTCCATAATTTACAGATGCCAGATTACTATTGATTCCGTTAATTGTGGTTATTTGCCTACGATTTTCGAGATAACTATCAAaccaattaaatgaattattttttattccaactaattttaatttttggagtaaTTTGTATCTATCAACTGAATCAAATGCTTTGGCTAAATCGAGGAATgccaataaatatgttttgttagatGTCATTGCTTCGTTCAGACtcttagatatattaaaaaaggcATCtgcgatatttttagattttctaaacCCGAATTGACAGTCACTTAATATATCATTCTCTTCTAAATAAGAGACTAATTGGTCTTTAACTACCTTCTCCAAGACTTTGGAAAATACACTTAACAGGCTAATCGGTCTGTAGTTTGACATCAGGGTAACGTCATCCGCTTTAAATAATGGAATGACTTTGGCGATCTTGAAAACATCTGGAAATTTGCCTGTACGTATACTTAAATTAACTATGTGAAGAAGCGGAATGcagaggaaatgataattttcaatcaagaGGGACGCAGATATACAATCATACCCCGGAGCTGAGCCACCACGCATGCTAGTAACGTACCGGTGAAGTTCTGTCTCAGTGATAGTGTGAATTGAGAATTCTGTGTTAACCGTATAGTCATTGTCATCAACGACAGGTGGACCGCTCGAGTCAATAGCCCGAGCTAAATTGTAACCTActtgtgcaaaataattattaaattcttcagccACCTGTCGACACTGCAGTTTCACGTCAGAGTCCGAGTTCATGGTTTTATCACCTGTAAATTGTGTAATggggaaactgttttttttattcaccctcccagataattcatttattatttgccaAAAAAGTTTCGGATTATTCTTACtactgataattttttatctgtaatagttaaattttgctGATTTAATTTGCGAATTCAATCTGTTTCTCAATTGTATGTAGTATTCTCTTAGATTCAGATTGAACGGCTGTTTTTTGAGGAGTTTGCTTATTTTATCCCTTTTCCTAATGCCCCTTACCAACTCTTCCGAAatccatggtttaatttttttaaatctatgctTCTCATTTGTAAGAATCTTCTTCGACTTTtcagtaaaacagtttaaaatttgtaagaataagTTTGAACAAACATTGACGTCTGTGATATTTGTGACACAGGTCCAGTCGCAGTTCCCTAAGTAATTACTAAGTAACCTTTTGTTAATTATAGTAGTTTCACTAGGAGTCTTATGAAATTGTCTTGGCATTTTAATACTCAGGGCAGTACAATAGTGACCAGTGATACTAGTCTCGATCACTGCTGTGTGTAAACTGTCAAAATTatcgtgtttaataaaaatattgtaaagacaaGTCTGACTGGCCCCCGCCTCTCTAGTTGGATTGTATATGCCACACATAAACCCACATTCATACAGTACGTCTAAGTATctcatttatttatctaataaatttatctttataaccTTCTCTAAACCTCACAAgaaatagaagaagaagaaagaaactttatttctcacaaataaaaatttacagatacgatttttatacaattttacaaactaaccaaaaaacattacatttacttacacataaacaatacatacatatgcaactaaaactactataacacaatcactatgagaaataaagagaaaaaactccaaggcaaagcctgtttggagtaataaatatcataaaattaacagaaaactagcagctttacaaacagtacagtaatatttttagtaaaacttatttatttttactctacatgAAGTTCGTGATAAacacaactaaattaataaaaaatcttaactatacataaaataatcaactaagcctaaatgtaaaaaattaaacaaataaacatggagaACACAATGAACACAAccagaacataaattaaattatgcattattatcattattggaaacagattacaaggaaaggaaaaatctcattttaaacattaattttaaaaagtacttcttcaatatccttcattgacaatagccactttttaagctgttttagaaaaatattaattgaatactgACTCTTTATATGCTGTggtaacagattaaaaagttttggtgctaaataaataaaagtttttgtaaagaaaGTATTTGAAGGTTTTGCTACTAATGAGTCTtctgcatttcttaatttaagtttaaatttatttgttgacttatgATTTTTGCTTctcgagaaaaatatttttaaaactttaaaaacaaacatatatcttaacggaagaatattcaatctcaaaaacaaagggtaggatgattcagttttctttcttttcatgattattcttataaaatgtttttgaactgttATTATAGGCTTTAAATTAGTTATGTACGTTCCTCCCCAGCACGATATAGCATATTCCATCCTACTGTTCACCAGGGAGAAGTATATCATTCTTAACAATTTAGTatcacacatatttttcaaataatagaagattcttattacattatttagtttttgtttaagttttgaaatatgagtcttccagtttaaatctttatcaagcCATAACCCCAAATATTTCAGCGAATCCTCCCCTTCCACTAGACTGCAATTTATATCACATTGAGAATTAGTGCTTATACAGTTAagacatttatacataattttatttttaaagcgtgGATAAGGCACTTTTAACGAAAGatttatgtatttggttttttgaggacttaatatcatattattaactgaaaaccACCACCTTAATGCATTCAGATCCTTGTTAATCTTTACTTCAATTTCTCCCCATGAATTCTCAACATAACAAAGTGCTGTGTCGTCTGCAAATGCAGTAACCTTACCGTAAAACCTTCCATTACatagatcattaatatatattaaaaacaatgtggcacctaaaactgacccttgaggtactccatattttatttcaccaaatTGACTTAAGGTATTACTTACTTTAACACATTGCTTCCTACATGATAAATAActcttaaaccatttaaaaacaacCCCTCGGATTCCGCAagcgtataatttatttaaaagaattgaatggtCAACTGTATCAAATGCTTTCGTAATATCTAGAAAAAGCCCTGTTACATTTTTCCTATCGTTAATCCCATTACCCACTCTACTCATAAACTCAAGCAAAGCCGTTTCCGTACTCATGGCTTGTCTAAATCCATACTGGTTTGCactgaaaaaatttgtattttcgagaaattgtaataacttatttttcatgattttctcAAATATCTTTGCAAATGTGGACAGTAATGATAtaggtctgtagttattacaagAGGTTCTAGAatcgtttttataaattggtatgaCTACAGCCTCTTTCAACTTTTCTGGCTTTCGGTCTTGTTGTCAGGTATCAAAATGTTAGCGTTTATGTCACCAATAAGTATATACGTTTTGGTTTTGGTCAGGTGGGAGTAGTGCTCACTGAGCGCAGCAGTAAAGTCGTCAAGATCGTTATCATGAGTTCTGTACACCGCCAGTAGGttgaattgtttattgttataagtaaagTCGCACAGTAGGCCATGCACACCGCTCAGCTCCGTCTCTTGCACACTCACACCACAAACACACTCTCTCACATACACTAACACACCATCATTCCGATTGGCACCTCTCGTGGTTTTGTACCACTTATACCCCTCAAGCTCGATCCCAACCCCATTTTCATCAAGCCATGTTTCACTTAAAACAATGATATCCCAAATAACTTTAATGGCttccaaataaactaataagCTGTCGAAGTTTTTACCATAGCTTCTtatgtttaaatgcaatatattaaacACCCCGATATGAAATTCGTGAAACGAGTTATGACTGagtatgttatttatagaaacaCTGCTGATTCTTCTATAACCGTCAATTAAATTATGATCTTCGTTCATGAGTGGGAATATCCGAGCCCACtcaatttaatgaaaagaaaaaaacaaaacaaaaaaaatacaatttggaTGAAAACGCTTGTTTGAGCTACCACCCCGCGAAACGATGCCCCTTAAATTAGTATAGTACTCATTCTCACACTCTGATATACAGAATTGAttctattataaactatttcGTTATAAATCTCGTTATATTTAGAACATAGGCCCCTACTATATGTCCTTGGTACTAATGGCATGAATAAACTGCGTGCATAATTTGTGCCTATAGAATGcgtactattaaaaattaaaccactTCACATTTAATAAAGAGATCTGAGACATCTTGAATAAAAGAAACctacaaattataacataatatttttaataataataaaaacaattatttctggcTTTAATGGAAATTATgcatacataaacatatacacACAAAATGTATCATATCAAGGACTATTTCGATTCTAGGATTAAAAATAGCTCTTATTATAAAATTGacaacaactaaaaattaaaaaccccttcTATCATTCGAtatttataatacgagtatatacattattttttccaaCTTAATAAGATCTCTGCAGAGCACAGTATGTGCATATATTTAGTACGCTTAGTGAAATAAATACAACTCGTATATACAGaagtcaaaacaataattaaatcataataaatttaaaacagaggaGATCTGTGACTATACAAGCTAAAACAAAATCATCTTTGGGTAAATGTGTTTGCGCTCTgaagttaaaatacttaaatacatcaagtcagaaaaatataaggaagtcagttattttctaaataaaaattcacccatgaaattgataaataaaatataaaattaaaaacaatatggcgCAAGGTTAGAGAGATCATTATAAATTGCTTAGTATTACAAAGTATTATTCAaggaagaaaatataatagaacaTACATTAGTTATCTGTAAAGGATTAATGGAATAAGACTTTGGAACGGTAGGAATATAATGTTAgagattgtttaaaattaaataaaaaattcgctctattgtattaaatgatacaaataaaataagacgTCTTATTAGGTGTATATAGTAGATACGACTATTGTTGTTTGAgatgtatacaaataatatagtaatatataaaaaataaaatcaatatgtcCATTTAATGAGCTTTATGACAGATTAATACATGAAAAAGTCATTCATGCCagaaatcaaactaaaaatttgtacaataactataataGATTAGAATGAACAAGCtacataattactaataataaagtgAAGTAGTGAGGAGTAATGCTTCATTTTCTACATAGTCTAAGAAAAATAGTTTGTTTGATACTATGCAAATTTGTATGTGATAAGtgctacttttttttattatttaaaagaattaacttaATTAGCCACGTAGAACgtatttataacaactaaaaactaCACACTGACCCAGGCTTATTATTGTGTAATTATAGTCTGCAGACACGCAATAAAGGGTAGCTACATACAGTGTCTACTTTCCAGTAGCAGCGTAGGAGCTCTCACTGTCACCTCCCCCGCGGCGACCACGATCCACAACACCCAGGTCCTCGAAGCTCCTCACCCTCCTGGCCCGTTCGTCCGCTGTATTCTTCACGAGTACTCGACCCTCTTTGATCCAGGCAAACGCCAGCTGACGATCCTTGACCATGGTCTTGGCTTGGTTGAGCAGAGCCTTCGTATAGCTGGTTAGGTGTTCATTAATATAGACAGATGACGGACTGTACGCCGAACTGATGTGAACTGCATCAAGGTTCCTGTTTGACTTGGCGGCCTGAAGCCATTCGGCGCGAACTGATCGACTCACAAAGCGTACGACTATGTTTGGTGGACGGGCCTGACGACCTCGTGGAGATCCCAAGCGGTGCGCTGCAGATACGTCGTCGCGTCGCCATGGAGTATTAATTGCTGCTGCAATAGCTTGCAAAACTGCGAACACATTTTCATTTGGTGACACTGGAACGCCGGATATTTCCAGATTCTGCAACCGACTGTACTGTTGCATGTCCTGAATCTGTTCCTTCATGGTGGAGACTTCCTGCGTTAGTGAATTACACTTAGTTCGTAGCTGAGCACACTCGTCCCGCCGCAACTCATTTTCGGCTTTGAGAGAATCGATGGATGACTCGAACGATCCACCTATATTTGGTATTGTTTTTTCTATTTCAGACAGTTTAGAGTTcaaactttcatttatttttgtttcaaaatcgCCGAGTTTTAAATTAAGAGTTGTATTAAAATCGCTTCTGAGGTCTGTTATAGCTCGGAGAATACTAGACTTAAACCCGTCTTCAGAGTCACTACTATTTACGGATGTAGCTCCTTTACACTTTTCACAGCGGAAATTTGTTCGCCTAGTCAGTTTTTTTGAAAGGTCCAAACTAGTACATTTCGCGTGAAACACACTTGCACATTCAACACATTTAACTGAGTCATCATCTGAAGTTGCGTTATTACACTTTGCACAAATACCTGACATAGCGCCTCAACAATGAAGTGCGATTGTAAAAGTATGTGGTAAACACACCCTACTCACGCCTAAACGGACCCTTCTTAAACCCACACAATAAGAGACAAAAAGGTCTATTCCGGCGGCAATAAGAAAATAGGCTGTAATTTTAAGCGTTCTTTTAAGTGTTTAGAACAATGGCGACACCTTTTTATCCACAAAAGAAAACGAGATATTTAAGTGAAATCAGCAGGTAAACCGTAACGCACACTATACATTAGCGGGACAAGTCGTAAGCGGGAGCGGACACGCACGGTCAGCACCGATAAGAGCGGCGCTCCTTCCTCATCGGCGATTAGATAAGGACTGATGAGTATTCAAAGTCTTAATACTATTAAGTAAAACACTTATGATGCACTTACGATGGagtcatattaaatatttcaatcgTGCATCACGTACTTGTCACTTTAGTAAACATAGTTAAGAGGATTGCACTTTACCTTGAATCTTATTTAATGATTTTCTTGTGTAAGTGCATTTccgtttcaaaataatatttccatcATTATAGATAACTGTGCCTTTTTAACCTTACCTATAATATACGAATACCACAGTCTCGGTTACCTACTTCGGTCGTGAAGcgtttatttacaacatttgtaATATACATCCGTTTAATGATCTTTTCAATGTTATACTTGAATTTGCCTGGTTATTCCAATGACGAAAATATACGTACATAATACTGAGATCCAATTTACGATCAAGAAGTAAATCTTACATAACACCTTTATATTTACGGTTTAAGGCGGAAATCCTTAATAGTTTAGGTAAAATTTCAACATAAtggtttaaatcttttttatgaattatgtcTTGAAGAATGAATGTTTGTGGcattttattaatcattcaaCGTTTTCCTTTAATCACCTGTTAATGTGAAAACAGAGTTTTCTTTATTAGAATTCCTTTTCAGATgtgataaaaatagtatttacagtGCATTAGATGCCTTAAATATTTCTCTTGCATAAACTGGAGTAAAATTTGCATAATAACATTGTCTTatctatctgcattacactactggtcAAGcactgtaaatgtaatattttataaaattcaaacgtAATCAGACATTTCAGCCTCTTTTAATAACATTAGATGAAAGTGTCAATAGCTGTTTagtttaagatacatttttattatataacataaatattattttttagaactCCATAAAAATTCCAAGCAACTCCTTTAATCTTTGACTTCGTACTTCCTCACACGAAAAAACTTCCTCGgaattcaacaaatattttacaaatatattagacGGGTTGCTTCATGCAATATCGTGATAAGCGCTTTGCAACAAATTTTGTcgttcatttttaattatattgatatattatcaTTCAATAAAATGTTCACCATTGTGTAGAATTCATCAACACATAAATAttaaccatttatattttattgcatctAAGGCTCATATGTACTTCACTCACGTTTAACACAGAAAGCTAAAGCATGAAGTCAGTAACATCAAAGTGTTTACACCACTATTGATATGTATATAAGGAAGAAGTAATGCACTCAGAGGGATGTATTGATATTTGATAATACGGTACATAGTCATAATCGTTACAGTTAAACCATTTATACTGATGTTTAGGGCTTTATAAAAATGTTGGGTTGataagcattaaaaaataaatcttgtatatACAGATTAACAAGaagcatgtttattttttataataataaaaaccaatagtaTGTGATTATTGCTAGCCACCGGCCATGTGGCACTAGTGCTACATGGCAGATATTAAGTGGtttgtttaaagtatattattgacAATAGaatatttgaaagtataacaggatttctgacattcgttattgttatatgtaacaaaatgtatagaGCTATGTTAACAGATCGGCAATGTGATCTCTCCTTTCCTAATTATAATGTTTGATAAGGTTTTTAGCTGATAATTCGCAATATAATTCAATACTGCACAAAGTTCACGAACAGTAATTACTCCTAGAGAAAATAGAGCAATTACCTAGTTAGAAACTGCACTTTTGAAGGGTTATTAGTTTTAGAGGAGCAAACTTCACAGCCTATGTCACCATATCAATCCATATATTCACTTAACAGCCTCGCTTAAACGTgatgaaatatagttttatataggGTTTCCATTTGCATCAGATTTGTGTGGGAAAATATGTAGGAATATATTATCATAATCGGTCTGTAATTCTTAAAACACCACGCTAAGAAT
This Homalodisca vitripennis isolate AUS2020 chromosome 3, UT_GWSS_2.1, whole genome shotgun sequence DNA region includes the following protein-coding sequences:
- the LOC124358368 gene encoding uncharacterized protein LOC124358368 — translated: MSGICAKCNNATSDDDSVKCVECASVFHAKCTSLDLSKKLTRRTNFRCEKCKGATSVNSSDSEDGFKSSILRAITDLRSDFNTTLNLKLGDFETKINESLNSKLSEIEKTIPNIGGSFESSIDSLKAENELRRDECAQLRTKCNSLTQEVSTMKEQIQDMQQYSRLQNLEISGVPVSPNENVFAVLQAIAAAINTPWRRDDVSAAHRLGSPRGRQARPPNIVVRFVSRSVRAEWLQAAKSNRNLDAVHISSAYSPSSVYINEHLTSYTKALLNQAKTMVKDRQLAFAWIKEGRVLVKNTADERARRVRSFEDLGVVDRGRRGGGDSESSYAATGK